The proteins below come from a single Aegilops tauschii subsp. strangulata cultivar AL8/78 chromosome 6, Aet v6.0, whole genome shotgun sequence genomic window:
- the LOC109758872 gene encoding uncharacterized protein, translating into MRHQQRRTTPPSTPSHDVQPLTPPETVARIGQMCSSTGSPPKVASSSSSGSSSSPDLMRVRVLVVVCRQLKEGAGHGDAAGAASSTHTHRRPSEGTSLLGLANYADEEEDEHGGPRGRANGRPREKEEEDERRALERQPMQVELRRDCSYLDTVNRLRPLEKRQFGVFRDCMYGGIEGVPLHANCRRMAKLQLIGRLTTWLSKQQNQFSGGLGSTSLLIEVINAD; encoded by the exons ATGAGGCACCAGCAGAGGAGGACGACTCCTCCTTCCACCCCTAGCCACGACGTCCAACCACTAACGCCGCCAGAAACCGTAGCCCGAATCGGGCAGATGTGCAGCAGCACGGGATCCCCTCCAAAAGtagcatcttcttcttcctctggttcttCTTCTTCCCCGGATCTGATGCGTGTGCGTGTTCTCGTGGTTGTGTGCAGGCAGTTGAAGGAAGGGGCGGGCCATGGAGACGCTGCAGGGGCCGCATCGAGCACGCACACACACCGCCGTCCCTCGGAGGGCACCTCGCTGCTGGGGCTCGCCAACTacgcggacgaggaggaggatgagcaCGGGGGCCCGAGGGGGCGCGCGAACGGCCGGCCCcgcgagaaggaggaggaggacgagaggAGGGCTCTGGAGAGGCAACCCATGCAGGTCGAGCTGCGCCGGGACTGCTCCTACCTCGACACTGTCAATCGACTG AGGCCGCTTGAGAAGAGGCAGTTTGGGGTGTTTAGGGATTGTATGTATGGGGGCATTGAAGGCGTTCCTCTGCACGCTAACTGCAGGAGGATGGCGAAGCTTCAACTGATTGGCAGATTAACGACTTGGCTCTCCAAGCAACAAAATCAGTTCAGCGGCGGTCTTGGTTCCACTTCCTTGCTTATTG AGGTGATTAACGCTGACTAG